TGCTTAATCATAAATATAGAGTTTGATGTAATTATATAACTTTATGATGAGACATGTTTTTACCTTGTTAAaaccaaaggaaaagaaaaagtgaaTGGATTAAATAGTGATTCAGGCTTACATATATGATTAATGGggttaattttattgaaattaattgcCTTTTTCTAAATTCTTTAGGACAATAAGAAGAGTAAAACCAAAAATTTCACATTCTTTCTGTGTAAAGTGAGGGTGGATGCATGTGATGTGATAACAATCGCCAGGATTTATTTTCAAGAGGGGATATAACTCTTGAGGGTAATTTTTATCGGTTAGTCTCTTAATTTTGATGTATTTcactttcatttctcatttttattttattattataaaattttaaaatcttgaaaacattaaaataaaatttctcatgctaaaattttgttaatttttcgGCAATATACTTATATAATAATGTcacattataaaaaataaaataaaaatattactgTCTTAACTCCTTTGCCGCATTTTCTTTCCATAGACAAGACTTTCTTTTCCTTATCCTTGCTCATACTTGTCCACTTATAACACCTCTTAGTTACTCACTTTCTACATAAAGTTtcgcttttttattttattttttgatacATGGCACTGTCTTATAagcattttattagaattttattagATTATgataagagattttttttttatcagaaaaaATGACAAGAGGGATTTTagtataatattttcaaaatttagagattttcatttaatatttttgaAGTTTCAGGATTTTGTTGTAATAAATGAAGATGAGATACGAAAGTGAAACATTTTTTCATGTAATTGAATTATGTGAGAAATATGcctaaaaatttattaatctcTCACTAAAGTTGTTTTTCAACAATGTGGGATTACAACCGATGTAGGATCCCGAATGACCACCCACTCACGGATCTCAACTAGGGCCACACCGGGACACTCAACCTCACTTTTTGTTTTCACTCAAGGTCAcaccttttttttttgttgaaaaaTAGATACACACACGACTCAGTGACGGAAATAAACGCTTGTTAAAATCATGACAATTTTAATAAGGTCCTTATTTCTATATAAGCCACATACGTACGCTGTTTACAACCGATGTGGAATCTCAAAAGTTGTAACTTATATAGAAATAAAAACCTTGTTAAAATTACCATGATTTTAACAAGCATTCATTTTTATCACTGAGCGTGAAAAGTGGGATCGTAacgctttcctttttttttttttttcccaaggGTGCTTTCTTTAACTATCATCATATATAGCAATGAGAGCAATATGCGGCACGTGTTTGGACTCGAGTGCATGATCTAATCACAAATTGGTGGGCtcttattaggtgttaattatcATGTTTATTTAAGAAAGATATTAAAGAGCTTAGGAGAATATCAAAATCCTCTTGCTTGGTATAGTTGATTAATTAGATGGGGTGCCTATGAAGAGAAAGAGGATATAGGTTTTCTTTCTAAGCATGATATGAAGCAGTAGCACACATGAATATAAGTGAGATATATCACATGAACTACTGCGGGTGCTATCATGTAGACTTTTTCAACCATGTAAtagattattataataattacatGTGATATTATCGTAGTTTCGAAGTCCTATGCCGATTAGCATTAATGTACACTCGTGTGATTTTATTATTAAACAACATTTTAAGGATTAATAAACAAATTTAAACTACATTAATAATATAATAGGGTGATGAGcgttttttctttaataattttcattatataaaaatgaaaaattcccATAATAATAGATGATGAGTTCAAATTGAAATCtcgcattttttttttataccttTTAAAAATTAGAGTGAATTATCTTCTGACCTCTAGATTTATCTTTATTCATTATTTCATCCATAACACCACAAAAAAACAGACCATCTGCGACGGAAAAAATCCGTCGCAGATGAGCTAGTTTTCGTcgcaaaaaattttaatgactGATTTACGACGGATACATTTTTGTCGCTAAAACACTCGTCAGAAAATTTTGCGACCAAAATTCTATCCGTCGCTAATATTTAGCGACGGAATTAGCGACGAAATATGCCGTCACTAATATAAATGAAACCGAATTAATTTTCAGTTACTAGTGTCGTCAGAAAAATGCCGTCGCTAATCCGTCACAAATCTGTGTCTAATTTTGTCACTAAATCCATCGTTAAAGTTATATGGTCTGTCGATAatgcataaataatttttaaaattttaaataattttaaaatttcgtTGCTAATTCGTCACAAATCTGTCAAAaaagtaatattatttattattaaatttattattttttaattattttgttattcctatagaataaattaataaaaaatccaTAAATAAATACAATATATTAGTTATGATTTTCTTAATCAGCATAATTAAAATGCACATAttcataaagttgtaaaataatccaTACAAAGTAGCtaatattaataaaatgtaaGTTAAAATATAATCATATTCAGAAAAAGTACTATTAATATTCCGCACATAATAATATCTTTAAACGGAAACATAAATAGCATAGTCAATTATCTAGATTATCCTATGGATTTATGGAGTCCGAAGTGGTTGGATGAGAAGATGTTGCAAACTGAGTACCACCTGTGGTCTTTAACTCCTTTCGCACCTGATCAAGTATTTCAGTCATCATCTCTGCCCTCATTCGTGATGCTTTTTCATCTATAAGTTGTTGAATTTCCTCTTGTGTCATCGCAGGCTAAGAAGATGATCCGGGATAAGCAGATGTGCATGATTGAGAGGTAGATGATCCATATGTTTGAGATTTTGTAGAAGACCCAAAACCATACACCTTTCCTTTATTAAAGCCTCCAGATACTTCTATCCACTTATCCATATCAAATATTGGCGGGGATTCAGAATTAGAATCATATTTCTCTGCAATTGCACTTGCATAATCTTCCTAAACAAATGAAATACAGTAATAACTTATTAAATGAATAGCCAACACACATTACCTTACATTATAGTCTAATACAACTTAATGACaatgaaattaaattggaaaaatattgtggtaaaattaatattttcaaagaaACTTACATCGACCCGTTGTGATTTGCCATCAATGAATACACCATCAGTACCCTTTTTGGTGTGAGTTGCTCGAAATACTTCAATCTTATTTGGTGGCCGACCTAACTTCTTTGtctacaaaataaaaattatcatattgTGTAATTAACAAAATACACACTAAACAATTTTACAACCAACAAAATGCAtaactataaataaaaaataacttagcAACAAAAGAAATAGGGGGTTGATAATATATTTGGATTAACACAAATTGAGCATTCATATTTACATATGTGTGCGTTTGGTGAATTAGGAACTTTTGGTGAAGTAGGAAATTGAAGCAAATCTACTTATCAAGCCATCGTTTAAGATGAGAAATAGACAAGGCAACATACAGCCAAACATTGAAGAAAATTTGCAAAACTAGACCTTTTGCTTTAAGGTTATATTGCTTTAAGGTTATATCACACTGTCTCAACCAAAATTTACCAGCTTATTGAGGTCTTAGCAATTATCATATTCAGAGTTAGTGAGTAGCAATTATCATATTTACATGAGATCATCTTCCTTTTTATCTCCATATAAGTATCATTCATTCCACAATGCCACTGCTTGCACAGCAGTTAACAGTGTTCTATATCACATGAGCATcatataaaacaaaattttacaatcgtTTTAACGAATGCCATATGGAAAGACAAGGAGTGCACGAATTCCatattttcaataataaaaaaactGACATTCAGAAGGATACTAAAACAAGAACTCATACCAAGAAAATTTGTGATGATACTCAAcaaaaactttaattttattgCATAGCCAGTGCTTCAACAATCGAAAGCTTCTACAAGAACCCTCATATGATATAAAATGGGGAATGAGGATGAAGATCTTTACATTTCTGATTTCTCCTTACAAATAGAACCCTGAAGATTTTTTAAGCGAGGCACTAAAATCCTCTTAGAACTTTTTGGTCTCTACCAAGGAAGGTAACAGGTTATATCATGTCGTGCAAAACAACACAACCCAACAAAAATTGCCAGGAACACTGTTAGAAACTTAGAATTCTTCTATAAATCAAAACTCCCTAGAAAACTAGAACCTGAATTCTTCAATTATGAAGATAAAGAAGTATAAGGCATAAATATTTTTAGCACCATAAATTAATTTATCTTtacaaagaaaagaaagaaagttggggggaaaatacaaaatactgtacaattaatttttcattcaaTGACAAACATATTATCATGAGTGAGTTTTATGCTAGTTAATTCACAAATTCCATACTTCATACATAGTCCACAACTAATGAAATGGGCTCTTAAGTCAAAACATaaagtgaaataaaataatttatttacattataaatttttttatatacataAATTTTACAACTTATTTGGTATAAATATATACAATTCATATATATTTACAATTAATGTGctgattatatataaaaattcatttaaaattttatattttaattttatgaaattaattaataattttgaattaaattatatatatatatatatatatatatatatatatatatatatatatatatatatatactataaaatttatttgtaaatgaaaaaaattCAAATCCTAACTTCTTTGAGATATTAATGAAATAGCGATACATATATAATTGACTTCCATTGGAAGTAAAATTCAATGACTCACAATTTTGAAATCTATTTGTATACCACTAAATTAAAGCTAATtgattatgtatatatatttttaatttcttagtTTGGATGGGGGTggttgaataaataaataaataatagccTAATATAGCTTGCTTTCATGCAAAGAACAACACTGGTTTTTGTGCAGATACATATATGTATTGAGCAAAGCATTAAAACTGAAACAAAAACAATTAATGTTGGAAGAACTGATTCTGGTTGAATCACGAAGAACCATTGTTTGTCTTGGATAAGCATACAAAAGGAGATGCCAAAAAGCAAAAGATTGAGGACCTGGCTATAGTTGCTCTACTTGCCTTGCTACTCATTAATGAAATTAATGGTCACCTGCTATATGTCAGCACCTAATCTCTATATTCTCAGATCTTATGTAATATATTGTGTTAATGCCATGTCCACAATTCAAGATTTCCCAGCCCACAGAAGCGCTAACCACCTGGTTTTAAACATATCCTCCCCTTCTTCTCTCTATGTGCTGCCATTGGTGACCCTTGCTTTTGTTGCAGCACTACAGCCAATACAGCCTTTATTATCAGATGGGGAAATAGATACCATGCATTCTATCATCAAGTGATAGTGTTAGCTATAGAAAGAGATATAGGGTGTGGATAAGCTGTAGTGGATTATTATCTCCAATAGacatggcatgtaaataaatgagCTATACATAAGCTAATACAACAACAACACAGtatcacctctctctctctctccctctctctctctctctctttctctacaGTAAAGAAAATAACACAATTGTGTTGGATTTAGAATTTGGTAAAGCATATCACAGAGAAGAACAGAATGTCAAATGTAAGTGAGATTGTGACAGGATTTTGTTTAAAACAAAATAAGTAACAATTATCTGCATATTGTTCAATTTTGGTTCCACAATAGCAAAGACTGCATAAACCAGTGTTGTATTAACTGAGATCACCTTCACAACATCAACTTGCTTATTGCATGCATGCATACCCAAATTAATGCCAGCCATTGCTATAACTAACAAATTTCATAAGTATTACCAATTCAAATTCATAGAAAATATATGATAATGAATTTGATTCAAAGATTTTCATTCATGTTCAGGAAGTAAACAGAACTCCACACAACCCATGAACCTTGATACTTGCATCATTCTTTCAATGATAACGTATGCATCTAATCACTTACAAATTTGCTCACAGCCATTCACAATATTCAATCATTTAACAGAGTATGAAAGATAGATCCACGGCAAATTATCAGAAACAATACCCACGCATGTAAATCTCAATAAAACTGAAATAACATCAAGAATTccttcaaaaatgaaaataatcattaaaaaaaaataataataactccAAGGAAAATATACCCAGTTGCTCATAACTTTTAACTTCCATACATCATCGTGTTCTTGATTCCACATTTTTTTAATTCCACAACAAAAAATGCTTAATAGCGAGAGTGCAATCGAAATCATCAGTGAACAGGATTATCAAAGAACCAACTCTAAACCTAAAactaaaatcaaatcaaaattaaaaccaAACTACTTACCTGTTGAGCGCTAAAACCAGAGCAGGAACTTGATAACGACAGTTGGGCTTTGTGCACAATCGATAATAGTGACCTGTGACGGCAACGACAGTGGTGGATTGTCACAAACGGAAAGAGGGAGCAAATCCTTACTGTCGAGAAGGAGAGAGGAAGGGCCGTTTTGAAAGAAAGAGGATAAAAAGTGGCCCTCAACATTAgggatttaagtcttaaaattcaaaatttatgacgGATTTCTGACGAAAATATTGTCCATCACAAATTTCGTCCACAACCCGTCACTGATTAGTTTAATATCCGTCACTATTCTCTCATTTTGATACCCGTCACTAATCCGTTGAAAGTCTGTcgctaaaaaaaaatttttctgaCGGATTTATTTCCGTCGCAAATTCCGTCTCTGAAACAATTGTTTTTTTgtagtgatatatatatattgataattacattaaaatttttaagattttaattTCTCTATTAAGTAGTctttttatcaaaattttcatattctTATCATTAATCAATGATACAAAAGTTGACCAATAAGGAGAGACAAAACTTTATAATTTCAATTTTGCACTCATCTTTCGTAACACTTATATACCTCCtccgttaaaaaaataaaataaaataaaggtgGTTCggaattaattaataaatctaAAAGGTCTTGGTTGTTTTCTGACCCTTGAGTCTCGGTTGATCTAAG
The Hevea brasiliensis isolate MT/VB/25A 57/8 chromosome 15, ASM3005281v1, whole genome shotgun sequence genome window above contains:
- the LOC110661868 gene encoding uncharacterized protein LOC110661868, which encodes MAGINLGMHACNKQVDVVKTKKLGRPPNKIEVFRATHTKKGTDGVFIDGKSQRVDEDYASAIAEKYDSNSESPPIFDMDKWIEVSGGFNKGKVYGFGSSTKSQTYGSSTSQSCTSAYPGSSS